One stretch of Flavobacterium sp. 9 DNA includes these proteins:
- a CDS encoding DUF6702 family protein yields the protein MLPKNRLIYPLLGLLFLSLSAFTFHKFYMGVFQVNYAAEKKMIQITSRIFVDDLNNGIEKKYHKKTYIGTEKETQADVDLLKKYLSENFTIKINGQSKAITFLSKEVESDDVLVCYSRIKDVEKFKTIEISNSILVDWNAEQQNITHITAFGTKRSVLFTESSRKELLKY from the coding sequence ATGTTGCCGAAAAATAGATTGATTTATCCTCTTTTAGGATTATTGTTTTTATCGCTTTCAGCTTTTACATTCCATAAATTTTATATGGGTGTTTTTCAGGTCAATTATGCGGCCGAGAAAAAAATGATTCAAATTACCTCCCGTATTTTTGTCGATGATCTGAATAACGGAATCGAAAAAAAATACCATAAAAAAACATACATCGGTACTGAGAAAGAAACTCAGGCCGATGTTGATTTATTAAAAAAATACCTTTCAGAAAACTTCACAATAAAAATAAACGGACAATCAAAAGCTATTACCTTTTTGTCAAAAGAAGTAGAGTCAGATGATGTTTTGGTTTGTTATTCCAGAATAAAGGATGTTGAGAAATTTAAGACAATTGAGATATCAAATTCTATTTTGGTAGATTGGAATGCTGAACAGCAGAATATTACACATATTACAGCTTTTGGCACCAAAAGAAGTGTTCTCTTTACAGAATCTTCAAGGAAAGAATTGTTAAAGTATTAA
- a CDS encoding M1 family metallopeptidase produces MKKLSLLLLFPAILIAQEKTTTVAPKQQGKYDTNKFSQMYDLLATPNMFRTAAGSPGPAYYQQQADYKIDVELDDKNSKLSGSETITYSNNSPDSLEYLWIQLDQNQAKANTQSTLAESEKISQVLPLDGFSSKYLKKDLERGFNIEYVKDAKGNAMSYTINETMMRINLATPLKAGEKISFAIKWWYNINNYRKETGNGRSGYELFEKDGNKIYVIAQFYPRMAVYNDVEGWQNMQFWGSGEFALPFGNFDVNITVPADHVIDATGELTNRAEVFTAEQVKRYEQAQKSFDKPVVIVTQAEAEATEKGFSEKKKTWRFSAKNVRDFGIASSRKFIYDAMAVKLGGKIVMAESVYPKEANPLWGETSTMTVAHTLKSYSSHTFDYPYPKAVSVSAEDQGMEYPMICWNYGRPDENGVTSKEVKNGMIGVVIHEVGHNFFPMIVNSDERQWTWMDEGLNSFMEYMAEQELDPAFPSRRGPAKNIVPYMSGDQKFLEPIMSNSETIQQFGNNAYGKPATGLNILREVVMGRELFDYAFKTYANRWKFKHPTPEDFFRTMEDASAVDLDWFFRGWFYSTDFVDIGIKEVKQYYVSDTPTADIKNVKVKKGRFGFDKGPFVYLVSGDNAEVNAAKKTALKVDDVKLLSDYVNQTFTAEEKAGMKSPKYFYEVEFNKPGGMIMPILVEITYEDGSKQNYQYPAQIWRKNNDTAKKVYATEKAIKSIQIDPKLMTADIDVTNNSWPKVEEKSKFD; encoded by the coding sequence ATGAAAAAACTTTCATTATTATTGCTTTTTCCTGCAATACTTATTGCTCAGGAAAAAACTACTACTGTTGCGCCTAAACAACAAGGTAAATATGATACGAACAAATTTAGCCAAATGTATGATCTATTGGCAACACCAAATATGTTTCGTACTGCAGCAGGATCTCCTGGACCGGCATATTATCAACAACAGGCAGATTATAAAATCGATGTTGAATTAGACGATAAAAATTCAAAGTTAAGTGGTTCTGAAACCATTACATATTCAAACAATTCTCCGGATAGTTTAGAATATCTATGGATTCAGTTAGATCAGAATCAGGCAAAAGCAAATACACAATCAACTTTAGCTGAAAGCGAAAAAATTAGTCAGGTTTTACCATTAGATGGTTTCTCAAGTAAATATTTGAAGAAAGATTTAGAGCGTGGTTTTAATATTGAGTATGTAAAAGATGCAAAAGGAAATGCAATGTCTTATACAATCAATGAAACTATGATGCGTATTAACTTGGCGACTCCTTTAAAAGCAGGTGAGAAAATTTCATTTGCTATAAAATGGTGGTACAATATCAATAATTATAGAAAAGAAACTGGAAATGGACGTTCAGGTTATGAATTATTTGAAAAAGACGGAAACAAAATATATGTAATTGCTCAGTTTTACCCAAGAATGGCGGTTTACAATGATGTTGAAGGATGGCAAAATATGCAATTCTGGGGAAGCGGAGAGTTTGCTTTGCCTTTTGGAAATTTTGATGTAAATATTACAGTTCCTGCAGATCACGTAATCGATGCAACTGGAGAATTGACAAATAGAGCAGAAGTTTTTACTGCTGAACAAGTAAAACGTTACGAACAAGCACAAAAATCATTTGATAAACCTGTTGTAATTGTTACACAAGCTGAGGCTGAAGCAACTGAAAAAGGTTTCTCTGAAAAGAAGAAAACGTGGAGATTTAGTGCTAAAAATGTACGTGATTTTGGAATTGCATCTTCAAGAAAATTCATTTATGATGCAATGGCTGTAAAATTAGGTGGCAAAATTGTAATGGCAGAGTCAGTTTATCCAAAAGAAGCAAATCCGCTTTGGGGAGAAACTTCGACAATGACAGTAGCGCATACTTTAAAAAGTTATTCATCACACACATTTGATTATCCTTATCCAAAAGCGGTTTCAGTTTCAGCAGAAGATCAGGGAATGGAATATCCAATGATTTGTTGGAATTACGGTCGTCCTGATGAAAATGGCGTGACTAGTAAAGAAGTTAAAAACGGAATGATTGGTGTTGTGATTCACGAAGTTGGACATAACTTTTTCCCAATGATTGTAAATTCTGACGAGCGTCAATGGACTTGGATGGATGAAGGTTTGAATTCATTTATGGAATATATGGCAGAACAGGAATTAGATCCTGCATTCCCGTCAAGACGTGGTCCTGCAAAAAATATTGTTCCTTATATGAGTGGAGATCAAAAGTTTTTAGAGCCAATTATGTCTAACTCTGAAACGATTCAGCAATTTGGAAATAATGCTTACGGAAAACCTGCAACCGGACTTAATATTTTAAGAGAAGTTGTTATGGGACGTGAATTGTTTGACTATGCTTTTAAAACCTATGCAAACAGATGGAAATTTAAACACCCAACTCCGGAGGATTTCTTTAGAACGATGGAAGATGCTTCTGCAGTAGATTTAGATTGGTTTTTCAGAGGATGGTTTTATTCAACAGATTTTGTAGATATCGGAATCAAAGAAGTAAAACAATACTATGTTTCTGATACTCCAACTGCTGATATTAAAAATGTAAAAGTTAAAAAAGGACGTTTCGGATTTGATAAAGGACCTTTTGTGTATTTAGTTTCAGGCGATAATGCTGAAGTAAATGCTGCAAAAAAGACCGCTTTAAAAGTAGACGACGTAAAATTATTGTCTGATTATGTAAATCAAACCTTTACAGCAGAAGAAAAAGCAGGAATGAAATCACCTAAATATTTCTACGAAGTAGAATTCAATAAACCAGGTGGAATGATTATGCCAATTCTTGTTGAGATTACTTACGAAGATGGTTCAAAACAAAATTATCAATATCCGGCTCAAATCTGGAGAAAGAATAATGACACCGCTAAAAAAGTTTATGCAACCGAAAAAGCGATAAAAAGTATTCAGATTGATCCAAAATTAATGACCGCTGATATTGATGTAACCAATAACTCTTGGCCAAAAGTAGAAGAAAAGTCAAAATTTGATTAA
- a CDS encoding twin-arginine translocase TatA/TatE family subunit, which produces MFGIGGGELVFILFIVLMLFGSDKVPEIARTMGKAMAQLKNATNDIKSEIQKGAEANGLDSKALTDITGNINAQINDAKANLLGDSPNLLGDTATEIDKVKEDIDSISGPVKRQM; this is translated from the coding sequence ATGTTTGGTATAGGAGGAGGAGAATTAGTTTTCATACTATTTATAGTTCTAATGCTTTTTGGTTCAGACAAAGTGCCGGAAATTGCCCGTACAATGGGAAAAGCAATGGCGCAATTGAAAAATGCAACCAATGATATTAAAAGCGAAATCCAAAAAGGAGCAGAGGCCAACGGTCTTGATTCAAAAGCTCTAACGGATATCACTGGAAATATCAATGCTCAAATTAATGATGCTAAGGCTAACTTATTGGGTGATTCACCTAATTTGTTGGGCGATACCGCAACAGAAATTGACAAAGTAAAAGAAGATATCGATTCTATCTCAGGACCTGTAAAACGCCAAATGTAA
- a CDS encoding phosphatase PAP2 family protein, with protein MLEKIKQLDTELLIYLNGLGSETYDKLWLIITSQLNWTPFFLLLFYLIYKKVGGKQTLFIVLFIAVLLTFTDQVTNLFKYNFQRLRPCNNPEINTIIRVVQVRQSYSFFSGHAANTMAVATFLFLVLRRYFKYLGFLFLWPLIFAYSRIYLGLHYPGDILTGYFFGALFGFLLYLVYRKLKPQYFPG; from the coding sequence ATGCTTGAAAAAATAAAACAATTAGATACTGAATTACTCATTTATCTTAATGGTCTAGGTTCTGAAACATACGATAAACTTTGGCTTATTATTACAAGCCAGTTAAATTGGACGCCATTTTTTCTATTACTTTTCTATCTTATTTATAAAAAAGTAGGAGGAAAACAAACCTTGTTTATTGTACTATTTATTGCCGTTTTGTTAACCTTTACAGATCAGGTTACCAATTTATTCAAATACAACTTTCAACGTTTACGCCCGTGTAATAATCCCGAAATCAATACTATTATTCGTGTTGTTCAGGTTAGACAATCATATAGTTTTTTCTCTGGTCATGCAGCCAATACAATGGCAGTTGCGACGTTTTTATTCTTGGTTTTAAGACGTTATTTTAAGTATTTAGGATTCTTGTTTTTATGGCCATTAATCTTTGCTTATAGCCGTATTTATTTAGGATTGCATTATCCGGGAGACATTCTTACAGGATATTTCTTTGGAGCACTTTTCGGATTTTTACTGTATTTGGTATATCGAAAATTAAAACCGCAATATTTTCCGGGATAA
- a CDS encoding phytanoyl-CoA dioxygenase family protein gives MNSLNKINSEGFAIINNIYSENEVEKLISLIENVTENASENATFRKSQDLFAIRQFHKEIPETLPFIFNQNLENIIESNFGKGYFITKSIYFDKPEKSNWFVAYHQDLTISVDKKADIENFENWTTKQNQFAVQPPKEILENNFTIRIHIDKTTKDNGALKVINNSHSKGILRIENLDFENEKETICEVEKGGIMIMKPLLFHASNKTTNNERRRVIHIEFSNQQLPDGLEWSEKAFEKGSEILRH, from the coding sequence ATGAATTCTTTAAACAAAATAAATTCCGAAGGCTTTGCAATTATTAATAATATTTATTCTGAAAATGAAGTCGAAAAACTAATTTCATTAATTGAGAATGTAACCGAAAATGCTTCTGAAAATGCAACATTTAGAAAATCTCAGGATTTATTTGCTATTAGACAATTTCACAAAGAAATTCCGGAAACATTACCTTTTATTTTCAATCAGAATTTAGAGAATATTATTGAATCTAATTTTGGAAAAGGATATTTTATTACTAAATCTATTTATTTTGATAAGCCTGAAAAATCGAATTGGTTTGTCGCTTATCATCAGGATTTGACTATTTCAGTAGACAAAAAAGCTGATATAGAAAACTTTGAAAATTGGACGACAAAACAAAATCAATTTGCGGTTCAGCCTCCAAAAGAAATTCTGGAAAACAATTTCACGATCAGAATTCATATTGATAAAACCACAAAAGATAATGGCGCTTTGAAAGTCATTAATAACTCTCATTCCAAAGGAATTTTGAGAATTGAAAATCTGGACTTTGAAAACGAAAAAGAAACAATCTGCGAAGTCGAAAAAGGTGGAATTATGATTATGAAACCGTTATTATTTCATGCTTCAAATAAAACTACTAATAACGAAAGAAGAAGAGTTATTCATATAGAGTTCAGTAATCAGCAACTTCCTGATGGATTGGAATGGAGCGAAAAGGCTTTTGAAAAAGGTTCTGAGATTCTGAGACACTAA
- a CDS encoding O-methyltransferase — protein MHFISQDLEDYIEQHSENEPELLAKLNKETYQKILLPRMLSGHFQGRVLSMLSKLIRPVNILEIGTYTGYAALCLCEGMQENGQLHTIDIKEELVDFQRKYFDASPWGKQIFQHLGEAVDIIPTLDVKFDLVFIDADKENYLNYWEMIVPKMNKGGIILSDNVLWSGKILEPVHPNDISTKVLLEYNLLLKNDPRVETVLLPIRDGLTVSRVL, from the coding sequence ATGCATTTTATATCACAAGACTTAGAAGATTATATCGAGCAACATTCTGAAAACGAACCGGAATTACTAGCTAAACTTAACAAAGAAACTTACCAGAAAATCCTTTTGCCAAGAATGTTAAGCGGACATTTTCAAGGTCGCGTTTTAAGTATGTTATCTAAATTAATTCGTCCGGTTAATATTCTTGAAATCGGAACTTATACGGGTTATGCTGCTTTGTGTTTATGCGAAGGAATGCAGGAAAACGGGCAATTACATACGATTGACATAAAAGAAGAATTGGTAGATTTTCAGCGTAAATATTTTGACGCATCTCCTTGGGGAAAACAAATTTTCCAGCATTTAGGAGAAGCTGTCGATATTATTCCAACTCTGGATGTCAAGTTTGATTTGGTTTTTATCGATGCCGACAAAGAAAATTACTTAAACTACTGGGAAATGATTGTTCCAAAAATGAATAAAGGAGGAATCATTTTATCTGATAATGTTTTATGGAGCGGTAAAATTTTAGAACCGGTTCACCCAAATGATATAAGTACAAAAGTGCTTTTAGAATACAATTTACTTTTGAAAAATGACCCAAGAGTTGAAACCGTTTTATTGCCTATTCGTGATGGTTTGACGGTTAGTAGAGTACTTTAG
- a CDS encoding YceI family protein: MKTIKSILLTVIFTTLSFQTNAQRNYTMAKSTFEVAGTSNVHDWVMKSTEGNGTANLTATDSKLIDINSLTITLLAESIKSSKGSMDDVAYETLDTKTHKNIKYVLKSANKINETTWSFTGTYTIAGISREYKTLVNIAAGNGIFILKGSNQITFSDFGMSTPTAALGVVRAGKELTIMFNITLNDYAKNDNVLVIK; encoded by the coding sequence ATGAAAACAATTAAATCAATTTTATTGACAGTGATTTTTACAACATTGTCATTCCAAACAAATGCACAAAGAAACTATACTATGGCAAAATCAACTTTTGAAGTTGCCGGAACTTCAAATGTACACGATTGGGTAATGAAATCTACAGAAGGAAATGGTACCGCTAACTTAACTGCTACAGATTCTAAACTAATTGATATAAATAGCTTAACTATTACACTATTGGCAGAAAGCATAAAAAGCAGTAAAGGAAGTATGGATGACGTTGCTTATGAAACTCTCGACACAAAAACACACAAAAACATTAAATACGTTTTAAAATCTGCTAATAAAATAAACGAAACGACCTGGAGTTTTACCGGGACTTATACTATTGCAGGAATCAGCCGAGAGTACAAAACTTTAGTAAATATAGCAGCCGGCAATGGAATTTTTATTTTAAAAGGATCTAACCAAATCACTTTTTCAGATTTTGGGATGTCTACCCCAACAGCGGCACTTGGAGTTGTAAGAGCCGGAAAAGAATTAACAATAATGTTCAATATTACTTTAAACGACTACGCTAAAAACGACAATGTTCTGGTTATCAAATAA
- the rlmN gene encoding 23S rRNA (adenine(2503)-C(2))-methyltransferase RlmN, with the protein MQIEKKDIRALSKDQLRDFFVANNDKPFRGNQVYEWLWSKGAHSFEDMTNVAKATRSMLEDNFVINHIKVDTMQRSSDGTVKNAVRLHDGLVVESVLIPTETRTTACVSSQVGCSLDCNFCATSRLKRMRNLEPGEIYDQVIAIDKESRLYHNHPLSNIVFMGMGEPLMNYNNVIKAIDMITSPEGLGMSPKRIMVSTSGIPKMIKKMADDDVKFKLAVSLHSAIDEVRARIMPFSKNFPLADLRESLEYWYRKTKNKISYEYVVWKGINDDKASIDALVKFCKYVPCKVNLIEYNPIDDGEFQQASEESIMAYIKALENIGVVVKVRRSRGKDIDAACGQLANKEADM; encoded by the coding sequence ATGCAAATCGAGAAAAAAGACATAAGAGCCTTATCAAAAGATCAATTGCGAGATTTTTTTGTCGCAAATAATGACAAACCTTTTCGCGGAAATCAGGTCTATGAATGGTTATGGAGCAAAGGAGCACATAGTTTTGAGGATATGACGAATGTTGCCAAAGCAACGCGTTCTATGCTTGAAGATAATTTTGTAATCAATCATATTAAGGTTGATACAATGCAACGCAGCAGCGACGGAACCGTAAAAAATGCCGTTCGTTTACATGATGGTTTAGTAGTAGAATCAGTTTTGATTCCAACCGAAACAAGAACAACAGCTTGTGTTTCAAGTCAGGTTGGTTGTAGTTTAGATTGTAATTTCTGTGCAACTTCGCGCCTAAAAAGAATGCGTAATCTGGAACCGGGAGAAATCTACGATCAGGTTATCGCAATTGATAAAGAAAGCCGTTTGTATCACAATCATCCGCTTTCGAATATTGTTTTTATGGGAATGGGAGAACCTTTGATGAATTACAATAATGTAATCAAAGCCATTGATATGATCACGTCGCCAGAAGGTTTAGGAATGTCTCCGAAGCGTATCATGGTTTCGACGTCCGGAATTCCAAAAATGATTAAAAAAATGGCTGATGATGATGTAAAATTCAAATTGGCAGTTTCTTTACACTCGGCAATTGATGAAGTTCGTGCGCGAATTATGCCTTTCAGCAAAAATTTCCCATTGGCAGATTTGAGAGAATCATTGGAATATTGGTACAGAAAAACAAAAAATAAGATTTCATACGAATATGTAGTTTGGAAAGGAATCAATGACGATAAAGCTTCGATAGATGCACTAGTGAAATTTTGTAAATATGTGCCGTGTAAAGTGAATTTAATCGAATATAACCCAATAGATGACGGAGAATTTCAACAAGCGTCAGAAGAATCTATTATGGCGTATATAAAAGCTTTAGAAAATATTGGAGTTGTCGTAAAAGTTCGTCGCAGCCGCGGAAAAGATATTGATGCAGCTTGCGGACAATTGGCAAACAAAGAAGCCGATATGTAG
- a CDS encoding polyprenyl synthetase family protein: MNITSQIKQPIFNEMELFEKKFHESMTSKVALLNRITYYIVNRKGKQMRPMFVFLTAKMVSEGIVNERTYRGASVIELIHTATLVHDDVVDDSNRRRGFFSINALWKNKIAVLVGDYLLSKGLLLSIDNGDFDLLRIISVAVREMSEGELLQIEKARRLDITEEVYYEIIRKKTATLIAACCALGAKSVIEDDAQVENMRKFGELIGMAFQIKDDLFDYSEEAIGKPTGIDIKEQKMTLPLIHVLNTCTPQEKKWLINSIKNHNKDKKRVKEVIAFVKNNNGLAYAENKMVEFQQEALSLLQNFEDSEFKDALILMVNYVIERKK; this comes from the coding sequence ATGAATATTACTTCTCAAATAAAACAGCCCATTTTTAACGAGATGGAACTTTTTGAAAAAAAGTTCCATGAATCGATGACCTCAAAGGTGGCTTTACTGAACCGTATTACCTATTATATCGTAAACAGAAAAGGGAAACAAATGCGTCCGATGTTTGTTTTTCTGACTGCAAAAATGGTTTCAGAAGGCATCGTAAATGAGAGAACTTATCGTGGTGCATCTGTAATTGAGCTTATTCATACCGCAACTTTGGTTCATGATGATGTCGTGGATGATAGTAATCGTCGTCGCGGATTTTTCTCTATAAATGCACTTTGGAAAAATAAAATTGCCGTTTTAGTTGGTGATTATTTATTGTCTAAAGGTTTGTTACTTTCTATAGATAATGGTGATTTTGATTTACTCCGAATTATTTCTGTCGCAGTTCGTGAAATGAGCGAAGGAGAATTACTTCAAATCGAAAAAGCCCGCAGACTTGATATTACCGAAGAAGTATATTATGAAATCATCCGCAAAAAGACCGCTACACTTATTGCTGCTTGTTGTGCTCTTGGTGCAAAATCAGTAATTGAAGATGATGCTCAGGTTGAGAATATGCGCAAATTTGGTGAGCTTATCGGAATGGCTTTTCAAATCAAAGACGACTTATTCGATTATAGCGAAGAAGCCATTGGTAAACCAACAGGAATTGATATTAAGGAGCAAAAAATGACTTTGCCGTTAATTCATGTTTTAAATACTTGTACTCCGCAAGAAAAAAAGTGGTTGATAAACTCCATCAAAAACCACAATAAAGACAAAAAACGCGTCAAAGAAGTTATTGCCTTTGTGAAAAACAATAATGGTTTGGCTTACGCCGAAAATAAAATGGTAGAATTCCAACAAGAAGCTCTTTCGTTACTTCAAAATTTCGAAGATTCTGAGTTTAAAGATGCCCTTATTTTAATGGTGAACTACGTTATTGAAAGAAAAAAATAA
- a CDS encoding RNA polymerase sigma factor codes for MKIIHLHQEETEIIKLAVENNRQAQQQIYSRFSPKMLSVCRQYIKDIQLAEDVMITAFMKVFTNLNKFENKGSFEGWIRRIMVNECISYLRVQKKVKFTEDEIYVEESFNAIDSKFSTDQIQFLIDALPDGYKMVFNLYAIEGYKHNEIAKMLGINEGTSKSQLSHARKMLQTQINTLKKQDNGTE; via the coding sequence ATGAAAATTATTCATTTACATCAAGAAGAAACCGAAATTATAAAGTTGGCTGTCGAAAATAATCGGCAAGCACAACAGCAAATATACAGTCGGTTTTCACCAAAGATGTTGAGTGTTTGTCGACAATATATAAAAGACATTCAATTGGCAGAAGACGTAATGATAACAGCTTTTATGAAAGTGTTTACCAACTTAAACAAATTTGAAAATAAAGGAAGTTTTGAAGGTTGGATTCGTAGAATTATGGTCAACGAATGTATCTCTTATTTAAGAGTTCAGAAAAAAGTAAAGTTTACCGAAGATGAGATTTATGTCGAAGAAAGTTTCAATGCAATTGACAGCAAGTTTTCGACAGATCAGATTCAGTTTTTAATAGACGCTTTACCGGACGGTTACAAAATGGTTTTCAATTTATACGCCATAGAAGGATACAAACACAATGAAATTGCCAAGATGTTAGGAATTAATGAAGGAACATCGAAATCGCAATTATCGCACGCCAGAAAAATGCTGCAAACACAAATTAATACATTAAAAAAACAAGATAATGGAACCGAATAA
- the dnaG gene encoding DNA primase, whose translation MISQATIDSVFETARVEEVIGDYVNLKRAGSNYKGLSPFSDERSPSFMVSPAKGIWKDFSTGKGGNSVKFLMEHSQFTYPEAIRYLARKYNIEIEETEQTDAEKAMTDVRESMYLVSEFAKDYFNKTLLNSEEGKAIGLSYFKERGFTNETIKKFSLGYSPETWDALTKEALGKGYKLEFLESTGLTIAREDRPFDRFKGRVMFPIESMSGRVLGFGGRILTNDKKAAKYLNSPESDIYHKSKVLYGIFQAKQSIAKQNNCYLVEGYTDVIQFHQAGIENVVASSGTALTPDQIRLINRLTRNITVLFDGDAAGLRAAIRGIDLILEEGMNVRVCAFPDGEDPDSFARKTSHDDLVAYLEENSKDFIQFKASLLMKEAKNDPIKKADLIRDMVVSISKIPDRIQREVYTQECARIMDISEQVLVSTLAQLIQKDITEANKKQKQEQKPFEVFRNQPPANAGYSGGDPDDPRTGPPDDYYPGGPGYAAPAQQTEKVDILYRLERKVIEILLLYGDTMEEFEDVLLKNNEEGEVIMVSEMRQYKVHQRIYLSLQEDEVELSNNLFRDIYTDLIAFYNQNEKFSLEQYLMRLQPDFAQEVTDILMEDERLTLHDWEGQNIFSKMKHETIAQYVTETIMSMRWFLVDKIIQELKSSIQPDNSDNTELLSMVVDYSKLVNSFSKKLGRVMSRYH comes from the coding sequence TTGATTTCACAAGCTACAATTGATTCTGTTTTTGAAACTGCTCGAGTAGAGGAGGTTATTGGTGATTATGTTAACTTAAAACGTGCAGGAAGTAACTACAAAGGTCTAAGTCCATTCTCAGATGAGCGCTCTCCGTCGTTCATGGTGTCGCCTGCAAAAGGAATCTGGAAAGATTTTAGTACAGGAAAAGGAGGGAATTCTGTTAAGTTCTTAATGGAACATTCACAATTTACCTATCCGGAAGCCATTCGATACCTGGCTAGAAAGTACAATATTGAGATCGAAGAGACGGAACAAACAGATGCTGAAAAAGCAATGACGGATGTTCGCGAAAGTATGTATTTGGTTTCGGAATTTGCAAAAGATTACTTTAATAAAACGCTTTTAAATTCTGAAGAAGGAAAAGCAATTGGACTCTCTTATTTTAAAGAAAGAGGTTTTACCAATGAAACAATCAAAAAATTTAGTTTAGGATATTCGCCTGAAACCTGGGATGCTTTGACAAAAGAAGCATTGGGTAAAGGTTATAAATTGGAATTTCTGGAAAGCACCGGTTTGACAATTGCAAGAGAAGATCGACCGTTTGACCGTTTCAAAGGCCGTGTAATGTTTCCTATTGAAAGTATGTCCGGACGTGTTCTAGGATTTGGAGGACGTATCTTAACGAATGATAAAAAAGCAGCAAAATATTTAAACTCGCCCGAAAGTGATATTTACCATAAAAGTAAAGTGCTTTACGGAATTTTTCAGGCGAAACAGTCGATAGCAAAACAAAACAATTGCTATTTGGTTGAAGGTTATACAGATGTAATTCAGTTTCATCAAGCCGGAATCGAGAATGTGGTTGCTTCTTCTGGAACAGCTTTAACACCGGATCAGATTCGTTTAATTAATCGTCTGACAAGAAATATTACAGTACTTTTTGATGGAGATGCGGCGGGTTTACGTGCTGCCATTCGAGGAATCGATTTGATTCTTGAAGAAGGAATGAATGTAAGAGTTTGTGCTTTTCCTGATGGAGAAGATCCTGATAGTTTTGCGCGAAAAACTTCGCATGATGATCTTGTTGCCTATTTAGAAGAAAATAGTAAAGATTTTATACAGTTTAAAGCATCTCTCTTAATGAAAGAAGCTAAAAACGATCCTATAAAAAAAGCCGATTTGATTCGTGATATGGTTGTTAGTATTTCGAAAATTCCGGATCGTATTCAGCGTGAAGTTTATACTCAGGAATGTGCCAGAATTATGGATATTTCTGAGCAGGTTTTGGTAAGTACTTTAGCGCAGTTGATTCAAAAAGATATTACAGAAGCTAATAAAAAACAAAAGCAGGAACAAAAACCTTTTGAAGTTTTTAGAAACCAACCTCCAGCTAATGCCGGATATTCAGGAGGAGATCCAGATGATCCAAGAACAGGGCCACCAGATGATTATTATCCGGGAGGACCGGGATATGCTGCGCCAGCACAGCAGACAGAAAAAGTTGATATTTTATACCGTTTAGAACGTAAAGTGATTGAGATTTTATTGCTTTACGGAGATACAATGGAGGAATTTGAAGATGTGCTTTTAAAGAATAATGAAGAAGGTGAGGTTATAATGGTTTCTGAAATGAGACAATATAAGGTACATCAACGAATTTATTTGAGTTTGCAGGAAGATGAGGTAGAACTATCAAATAATTTGTTCCGTGATATTTATACGGATTTAATAGCCTTTTATAATCAAAACGAAAAGTTTAGTTTAGAGCAATATTTAATGCGTCTACAGCCTGATTTTGCTCAGGAAGTAACGGATATTTTAATGGAAGATGAGCGATTGACGCTTCACGATTGGGAAGGGCAGAACATTTTTTCGAAAATGAAGCACGAAACAATTGCGCAATATGTTACGGAAACAATTATGTCTATGCGTTGGTTTTTGGTAGATAAAATCATCCAGGAATTAAAAAGCTCTATACAACCTGATAATTCAGATAATACAGAGCTTTTGTCGATGGTGGTTGATTACTCAAAACTAGTTAATTCATTTTCGAAAAAACTGGGAAGAGTAATGTCAAGATACCATTAA